A region from the Mycolicibacterium phlei genome encodes:
- a CDS encoding alpha/beta hydrolase, with translation MCAMWWVGRMVRGFATVCALVFALALIAAPVGSAATVQWSGCDVFLAPELAQAVPTAQCGTVAVPVDYADPEGPQAQLAVIRVPASGERIGVLVVNPGGPGGSAVNTVADMGAALADTEIGRRFDLVGVDPRGVGHSTPQLRCRTDEEIDAYRREPLADHSPEGVAHIEQVYGRFVQQCLERMGPEFLAGVGTATAARDLDLVREALGENQISYLGFSYGTALGTAYGEQFPDRVRVMVLDGAIDPLADPIERRVRQLAGFQQAFNAYAADCARSTDCPLGTDPDQWVARYHALIDPLVHQPAWTSDPRGLGYQDAITGTVNALYSQRYWRFLTSGLLGLQRGTDPVDLLLLADEYERRDPSGHYTNQRDASTAITCVDAPYPTDPAAWVEADRRIREAAPFLSYGGFTGFAPRDICALWPVPATTAPHPAVSPGPDKVVVVATTRDPATPYQGGVNLAQQLGAPLITFDGSQHTVVFNGDACVDTAVVRFLVDSVPPPYGLHC, from the coding sequence ATGTGTGCCATGTGGTGGGTGGGGCGGATGGTGCGCGGCTTCGCAACGGTCTGTGCGCTGGTGTTCGCGCTGGCGCTGATCGCCGCTCCGGTCGGTTCGGCGGCGACGGTGCAGTGGTCCGGCTGCGACGTGTTCCTCGCGCCCGAGTTGGCCCAGGCTGTCCCGACCGCGCAGTGCGGCACCGTCGCGGTCCCCGTCGACTACGCCGATCCCGAAGGTCCCCAAGCGCAGCTGGCCGTCATCCGGGTGCCCGCATCCGGTGAGCGCATCGGCGTGCTGGTCGTCAACCCGGGCGGACCCGGCGGCTCGGCGGTCAACACCGTCGCCGACATGGGTGCCGCGCTGGCCGACACCGAGATCGGCCGGCGCTTCGACCTGGTGGGTGTCGACCCCCGCGGCGTCGGCCACTCCACCCCGCAGCTGCGCTGCCGCACCGACGAGGAGATCGACGCCTACCGCCGCGAACCGCTGGCCGACCACAGCCCCGAGGGCGTCGCCCACATCGAGCAGGTCTACGGGCGGTTCGTGCAGCAGTGCCTCGAGCGGATGGGCCCCGAGTTCCTCGCCGGCGTCGGCACCGCCACCGCCGCGCGCGACCTGGACCTGGTACGGGAAGCGCTGGGGGAGAACCAGATCAGCTACCTGGGCTTCTCCTACGGCACCGCGCTCGGCACCGCCTACGGCGAACAGTTCCCCGACCGGGTGCGCGTGATGGTGCTCGACGGCGCCATCGACCCGCTGGCGGACCCGATCGAGCGCCGGGTACGGCAGCTGGCCGGTTTCCAGCAGGCCTTCAACGCCTACGCCGCCGACTGCGCCCGCTCCACCGACTGCCCGCTGGGCACCGACCCCGACCAGTGGGTGGCCCGCTACCACGCGCTGATCGACCCGCTGGTGCACCAGCCGGCCTGGACGTCGGACCCGCGCGGGCTGGGCTACCAGGACGCGATCACCGGTACCGTCAACGCGCTGTACTCCCAGCGCTACTGGCGGTTTCTGACCAGCGGGCTGCTCGGCCTGCAGCGCGGTACCGACCCCGTCGACCTGCTGCTGCTGGCCGACGAGTACGAACGCCGCGACCCGTCCGGGCACTACACCAACCAGCGCGACGCGTCGACCGCGATCACCTGCGTCGACGCGCCGTACCCCACCGACCCGGCCGCCTGGGTGGAGGCCGACCGGCGCATCCGCGAGGCCGCGCCGTTCCTGTCCTACGGCGGATTCACCGGGTTCGCCCCGCGGGACATCTGCGCGCTGTGGCCGGTGCCCGCGACGACGGCGCCGCACCCGGCGGTGTCGCCCGGACCGGACAAGGTCGTCGTCGTGGCCACCACCCGTGACCCCGCCACCCCCTACCAGGGCGGCGTCAACCTGGCCCAGCAGCTCGGCGCGCCGCTCATCACGTTCGACGGCAGCCAGCACACCGTCGTGTTCAACGGCGACGCCTGTGTGGACACCGCGGTGGTGCGGTTCCTGGTCGACTCGGTGCCGCCGCCCTACGGGCTGCACTGCTGA
- a CDS encoding alpha/beta hydrolase codes for MNAKIGALGATVLLTVAGCSNVIGGRAVVAVPPPGSPVEWTSCQTNPADEARVPAGAECGMLSVPVDYDDPDGDVARLALIRFKATGDKIGSLIINPGGPGESGVEAAANLLKSLPEPVRERFDLVGFDPRGVANSTPALWCNSDADNDRLRAIPQVDYSEEGVAEIEAETKAFVKRCEDKMGKEFLANVGTVNVAKDLDAIREAVGDEKLNYLGYSYGTRIGAAYAEQFPDRVRAMILDGAVDPNADPTEANVRQAAAFQTAFNDYAADCAKSPDCPLGTDPAKAVDEYHALVDPLVENPLKTRDPRGLSYSDAVVGTILPLYSPNLWRHLTQALKEMREGRGDTMLALADLYMGRDQEGHYNNSTDARVAINCVDKPAITDRAKVVEEDRRVREAAPFLSYGEFTGHAPLGTCAFWPVPPTSEPHELEVEGLPPTLVVSTTNDPATPYQAGVELAKQLGGALVTYEGTQHTVVFQGDQCIDDIATRYLLDLELPPPDTRCS; via the coding sequence ATGAACGCCAAGATCGGGGCCCTCGGGGCCACGGTGCTGCTCACGGTCGCTGGTTGCAGCAATGTCATCGGCGGCCGGGCAGTGGTCGCGGTACCGCCGCCGGGCAGCCCGGTCGAGTGGACCAGTTGCCAGACGAATCCCGCCGACGAGGCCCGGGTACCCGCGGGCGCGGAGTGCGGCATGCTCTCGGTGCCGGTGGACTACGACGACCCTGACGGTGACGTCGCGCGGCTGGCGCTGATCCGGTTCAAGGCCACCGGCGACAAGATCGGCTCGCTGATCATCAACCCGGGGGGCCCCGGCGAGTCCGGTGTCGAGGCCGCGGCCAACCTGCTCAAGTCGCTGCCCGAACCGGTGCGCGAGCGCTTCGATCTGGTCGGCTTCGATCCCCGCGGTGTCGCCAACTCCACGCCGGCGCTGTGGTGCAACTCCGACGCCGACAACGACCGGCTGCGCGCCATCCCGCAGGTGGACTACTCCGAAGAGGGTGTCGCCGAAATCGAGGCCGAGACCAAGGCTTTCGTGAAGCGCTGCGAGGACAAGATGGGCAAGGAGTTCCTCGCCAACGTCGGCACGGTCAACGTGGCCAAGGATCTCGACGCGATCCGCGAGGCCGTCGGCGACGAGAAGCTGAACTACCTCGGCTACTCCTACGGCACCCGCATCGGCGCCGCCTACGCCGAGCAGTTCCCCGACCGGGTACGGGCGATGATCCTCGACGGCGCCGTCGACCCGAACGCCGACCCGACCGAGGCCAACGTCCGCCAGGCCGCGGCGTTCCAGACCGCGTTCAACGATTACGCCGCCGACTGCGCCAAGAGCCCGGACTGCCCGCTGGGCACCGACCCGGCCAAGGCCGTCGACGAATACCACGCCCTGGTCGACCCGCTGGTCGAGAACCCGCTCAAGACAAGGGATCCGCGCGGCCTGAGCTACTCCGACGCGGTGGTCGGCACGATCCTGCCGCTGTACTCGCCGAACCTGTGGCGGCACCTGACCCAGGCGCTCAAGGAGATGCGGGAGGGCCGTGGCGACACCATGCTGGCGCTGGCCGACCTGTACATGGGCCGCGACCAGGAGGGGCACTACAACAACTCGACCGACGCGCGGGTGGCGATCAACTGCGTCGACAAGCCGGCGATCACCGACCGCGCCAAGGTCGTCGAGGAGGACCGCCGGGTCCGTGAGGCCGCCCCGTTCCTGAGCTACGGCGAGTTCACCGGGCACGCCCCGCTGGGCACCTGCGCGTTCTGGCCGGTGCCGCCGACCAGCGAACCGCACGAGCTCGAGGTCGAGGGGCTGCCGCCGACGCTGGTGGTCTCCACGACCAACGATCCGGCCACCCCGTACCAGGCGGGCGTCGAGCTCGCCAAGCAGCTGGGCGGCGCGCTGGTGACTTACGAGGGCACCCAGCACACCGTGGTGTTCCAGGGCGACCAGTGCATCGACGACATCGCCACGCGCTACCTGCTGGACCTGGAGCTGCCGCCGCCGGACACCCGGTGCTCGTGA
- a CDS encoding WS/DGAT/MGAT family O-acyltransferase: MQRLSGLDASFLYLETPQQPLHVCSLLEIDTSTMPGGYTFDRLRDALDQRIKAMPQFREKLADSRFNLDHPVWVEDKDFDLDRHLHRIGLPAPGGPRELADICGHIASVPLDRSRPLWEKWVIENVDGTDPRSGGRVVVMTKVHHAGVDGVSGANLMSQLCSTEPDAPPPDPVDGPGDASGLEIALSGAVRFATRPLKLVNTLPTTLTSVVDTVRRARSGLSMAPPFAAPRTVFNANVTGRRNVAFARLDLDDVKTVKDHFGVKVNDVVMALVSGVLRSYLAERGELPDSSLVAMVPVSVHDRSDRPGRNQVSGMFSKLETHIEDPVERLKAIAEDNSVAKQHSSAISATLLQDWTQFAAPAVFGVAMRVYAASRLSGARPVHNLVISNVPGPQVPLYYVGCEVKAMYPMGPIFHGSGLNITVMSLTGQLDVGIVSCPELLPDLWAMADSFQPALDELLAATR, encoded by the coding sequence ATGCAACGGCTCAGCGGTCTGGACGCCAGTTTCCTGTACCTCGAGACGCCGCAGCAGCCGCTGCACGTGTGCTCGCTGCTGGAGATCGACACCTCGACCATGCCGGGCGGTTACACCTTCGACCGGCTGCGTGACGCGCTCGACCAACGCATCAAGGCGATGCCGCAGTTCCGGGAGAAGCTCGCCGACAGCCGGTTCAATCTCGACCACCCGGTGTGGGTGGAGGACAAGGACTTCGACCTCGATCGGCACCTGCACCGCATCGGGCTGCCGGCGCCGGGCGGGCCGCGCGAACTCGCCGACATCTGCGGGCACATCGCGTCGGTGCCGCTGGACCGCAGCCGGCCGCTGTGGGAGAAGTGGGTGATCGAGAACGTCGACGGCACCGATCCGCGCAGCGGCGGCCGCGTCGTCGTGATGACCAAGGTGCATCACGCCGGCGTCGACGGGGTCAGCGGCGCCAACCTGATGTCGCAGCTGTGCTCCACCGAACCCGACGCCCCGCCGCCGGATCCGGTCGACGGCCCGGGCGACGCCAGCGGGCTGGAGATCGCGCTCAGCGGCGCCGTCCGGTTCGCCACCCGCCCGCTCAAGCTGGTCAACACACTGCCCACGACGCTGACCTCGGTGGTCGACACCGTGCGCCGCGCCCGCTCCGGGCTGTCGATGGCCCCGCCGTTCGCGGCGCCGCGCACCGTGTTCAACGCCAACGTCACCGGACGGCGCAACGTCGCGTTCGCCCGGCTGGATCTCGACGACGTCAAGACCGTCAAGGACCACTTCGGGGTCAAGGTCAACGACGTGGTGATGGCGCTGGTGTCGGGGGTGCTGCGCAGCTACCTGGCCGAGCGCGGCGAACTGCCGGACAGCTCGCTGGTGGCGATGGTCCCGGTGTCGGTGCACGACCGCTCGGACCGGCCCGGCCGCAACCAGGTGTCGGGCATGTTCTCCAAGCTGGAGACCCACATCGAAGACCCGGTGGAGCGGCTCAAGGCCATCGCGGAAGACAATTCCGTTGCCAAACAGCACAGTTCGGCGATCAGCGCGACGCTGCTGCAGGACTGGACCCAGTTCGCCGCGCCCGCGGTGTTCGGGGTGGCCATGCGCGTCTACGCGGCCAGCCGGCTCAGCGGTGCGCGGCCCGTGCACAACCTCGTCATCTCCAACGTGCCCGGCCCGCAGGTGCCGCTGTACTACGTCGGCTGCGAGGTCAAGGCGATGTACCCGATGGGTCCGATCTTCCACGGCTCCGGGCTCAACATCACCGTGATGTCGCTGACCGGTCAGCTCGACGTCGGAATCGTGTCCTGCCCGGAGTTGCTGCCCGATCTGTGGGCGATGGCAGATTCCTTCCAGCCGGCCCTCGACGAGTTGCTGGCCGCCACGCGATAG
- the panB gene encoding 3-methyl-2-oxobutanoate hydroxymethyltransferase, with product MSEQTVYGSATSAPRDSAQSSAPRTRTRTHHLQKWKAEGHKWAMLTAYDYSTARIFDDAGIPVLLVGDSAANVVYGYDTTVPVTVDEMIPLVRGVVRGAPNALVVADLPFGTYESSPQQALATATRFLKEAGAHAVKLEGGERVADQIATVTAAGIPVVAHIGFTPQSVNGLGGFRVQGRGDAAEQTIHDAIAVQEAGAVAVVMEMVPAELATQITGKLTIPTIGIGAGPNCDAQVLVWQDMAGMTSGKTAKFVKRFGDVGAELRRAAEQYASEVAGGVFPADEHSF from the coding sequence ATGTCTGAGCAGACTGTCTACGGCTCTGCCACCTCCGCTCCGCGCGATTCTGCTCAATCGTCCGCTCCGCGGACCAGAACCCGCACCCATCACCTCCAGAAGTGGAAGGCCGAGGGCCACAAGTGGGCCATGCTGACGGCCTACGACTACTCCACCGCCCGCATCTTCGACGACGCCGGGATCCCGGTGCTGCTGGTCGGCGACTCGGCGGCGAATGTGGTGTACGGCTACGACACCACCGTCCCGGTCACCGTCGACGAGATGATCCCGCTGGTACGCGGTGTGGTGCGGGGTGCACCGAACGCGCTGGTGGTCGCCGACCTGCCGTTCGGCACCTACGAGAGCAGCCCGCAGCAGGCGCTGGCCACCGCGACCCGGTTCCTCAAGGAGGCCGGTGCGCACGCGGTCAAGCTGGAGGGCGGCGAGCGGGTCGCCGATCAGATCGCGACCGTGACCGCCGCAGGCATTCCCGTCGTCGCGCACATCGGGTTCACCCCGCAGAGCGTCAACGGTCTGGGCGGCTTCCGGGTGCAGGGCCGCGGTGACGCCGCCGAGCAGACCATTCACGACGCCATCGCCGTGCAGGAGGCCGGCGCGGTCGCCGTGGTCATGGAGATGGTGCCGGCCGAGCTGGCCACCCAGATCACCGGCAAGCTGACGATCCCGACGATCGGCATCGGGGCGGGCCCGAACTGCGACGCCCAGGTCCTGGTGTGGCAGGACATGGCGGGCATGACGAGCGGCAAGACCGCCAAGTTCGTCAAGCGGTTCGGTGACGTCGGCGCCGAATTGCGCCGTGCGGCAGAGCAGTACGCCAGCGAGGTCGCCGGCGGGGTGTTCCCCGCCGACGAGCACTCGTTCTAG
- a CDS encoding enoyl-CoA hydratase/isomerase family protein: protein MTDYATLTFEQSGPITRITLNRPDAANGMNGTMTRELADAARRCDTAATKVVLLTGSGRFFCAGGDLKEFADAADRGAHVKGVADDLHRAISTFARMNAVLITAVNGTAAGAGFSLAVAGDLVLAAESASFTMAYTRVGLSPDGSASYYLPRLIGVTRTKELMLTNRALSAQEASQWGLVTEVVPDAELADRAAALAEKMAATSAGSNGAVKSLLSSTFKNGIEEQMELEARFIAERANSADGKEGVDAFLAKRKAEFA, encoded by the coding sequence GTGACTGATTACGCAACGCTGACCTTTGAGCAGTCCGGCCCGATCACCCGCATCACCCTCAACCGACCCGATGCGGCGAACGGCATGAACGGCACCATGACCCGTGAGCTCGCCGACGCGGCCCGGCGCTGCGACACCGCGGCCACGAAGGTGGTGCTGCTGACCGGGTCCGGCCGGTTCTTCTGCGCGGGTGGTGATTTGAAGGAGTTCGCCGACGCCGCCGACCGCGGCGCCCACGTTAAGGGTGTCGCCGACGACCTGCACCGCGCCATCTCGACCTTCGCCCGGATGAACGCCGTGCTGATCACCGCCGTCAACGGCACCGCGGCGGGCGCCGGCTTCTCCCTGGCCGTCGCCGGCGATCTGGTGCTGGCCGCCGAGTCGGCGTCGTTCACCATGGCCTACACCCGCGTCGGCCTCAGCCCCGACGGCAGCGCCTCCTACTACCTGCCGCGGCTCATCGGCGTCACCCGCACCAAGGAGCTCATGCTGACCAACCGCGCCCTGTCCGCGCAGGAGGCGTCGCAGTGGGGGCTGGTCACCGAGGTGGTGCCCGACGCCGAACTGGCCGACCGCGCCGCCGCACTGGCCGAGAAGATGGCCGCCACCTCGGCGGGCTCCAACGGCGCGGTCAAGTCGCTGCTGTCCTCGACGTTCAAGAACGGCATCGAGGAGCAGATGGAACTCGAGGCCCGGTTCATCGCCGAGCGCGCCAACTCCGCCGACGGTAAAGAGGGCGTCGACGCGTTTCTCGCGAAGCGGAAGGCCGAGTTCGCCTAG
- a CDS encoding CYTH and CHAD domain-containing protein, protein MGRSDGGTSRHLEVERKFDVVDSTVAPSFDGLSAVSGVERSPVQQLEAVYYDTPDRDLAKRRVTLRRRTGGPDDGWHLKLPAGPDARTEVHAPLGGEVHVPLSAEVPESLRDIVAAIVRDRPLGPVARIQNRRTVDVILGADGSPVAEFCDDQVSAVRLPDGEEQAWREWELELVGGADRELLDRLSNRLLDAGAQPAATGSKLARVLAVEPVPLPEEPVVRRAVAEHLEELIAWDRAVRADVDDAVHQMRVATRKIRSLLQSAGTPDDAWVLDELRQLAAILGVARDAEVLAERYHRALDELAPELVRGPVRERLVDGARRRYEHGLRRSLLAIRSQRYFRLLDALEELVATPAGAGEQAAAATVEAAHKRVRKAVKAAADSSDGDEALHRIRKGAKRLRYTAEAAGAKKVATRAKAVQTLLGDYQDSVVSRTHLSQQAEAAHAAGEDTFTYGVLYRREEELGARARARLDGALAKLDKAVRRAR, encoded by the coding sequence ATGGGGAGATCGGACGGCGGAACATCACGGCATCTGGAGGTCGAGCGCAAGTTCGACGTGGTCGATTCGACGGTGGCGCCGTCGTTCGACGGGCTGTCGGCGGTGTCGGGGGTGGAACGCTCGCCGGTGCAGCAACTGGAGGCGGTGTACTACGACACGCCGGACCGTGACCTGGCCAAGCGGCGGGTCACGCTGCGGCGGCGCACCGGCGGACCCGACGACGGCTGGCATCTGAAGCTGCCCGCCGGGCCGGACGCCCGCACGGAAGTACATGCACCGCTCGGCGGTGAAGTACATGTACCGCTGTCCGCCGAGGTACCGGAGTCCCTGCGCGACATCGTGGCGGCGATCGTGCGCGACAGGCCGCTGGGGCCCGTCGCGCGGATCCAGAACCGGCGGACCGTGGACGTGATCCTCGGGGCCGACGGGTCGCCGGTGGCCGAGTTCTGCGACGACCAGGTGTCTGCGGTGCGGCTGCCCGACGGCGAGGAGCAGGCCTGGCGGGAGTGGGAGCTCGAGCTCGTCGGCGGTGCGGACCGGGAGCTGCTGGACCGGTTGTCGAACCGGTTGCTGGACGCGGGCGCGCAGCCGGCGGCGACCGGTTCGAAGCTGGCGCGGGTGCTGGCGGTGGAGCCGGTGCCGCTGCCGGAGGAGCCGGTGGTGCGCCGGGCCGTGGCCGAGCACCTCGAGGAGCTGATCGCGTGGGACCGCGCGGTGCGCGCCGACGTCGATGACGCGGTGCACCAGATGCGGGTGGCGACGCGCAAGATCCGCAGCCTGTTGCAGTCGGCGGGGACTCCCGACGACGCGTGGGTGCTCGACGAGCTGCGGCAGCTGGCGGCGATCCTCGGGGTCGCCCGCGACGCGGAGGTGCTCGCCGAGCGGTATCACCGGGCGCTGGACGAATTGGCGCCGGAGCTGGTGCGCGGGCCGGTGCGGGAGCGGCTGGTCGACGGTGCGCGGCGACGGTACGAGCATGGGCTGCGGCGGTCGCTGCTGGCGATCCGCTCGCAGCGGTACTTCCGGCTGCTCGACGCGTTGGAGGAACTGGTGGCGACACCGGCCGGCGCGGGTGAGCAAGCCGCGGCGGCGACGGTCGAGGCGGCGCACAAGCGGGTGCGCAAGGCCGTGAAGGCGGCTGCGGACAGCTCCGACGGGGACGAGGCGCTGCACCGGATTCGTAAGGGCGCCAAGCGCCTTCGGTACACCGCCGAGGCGGCGGGCGCGAAGAAAGTGGCAACCCGGGCGAAGGCGGTGCAGACGCTGCTCGGGGACTATCAGGACAGCGTGGTCAGCCGGACGCATCTGAGCCAGCAGGCCGAGGCCGCGCACGCCGCCGGCGAGGACACCTTCACCTACGGGGTGCTGTACCGCCGCGAGGAGGAACTCGGCGCGCGGGCCCGGGCACGACTGGACGGGGCACTCGCGAAGCTGGACAAGGCGGTCCGCAGGGCGCGGTGA
- a CDS encoding helix-turn-helix domain-containing protein, with translation MASVPPARHLLRAKDLVDARYAEPLTVDQMAAAAGLSRAHFSRMFTRTFGESPRAYLQTRRLERAAALLRYTDRSVADICVMVGLQSVGSFTTSFARVYGMPPAAYRASMPPAAMTAPVPSCILKRDTRPRPDSRVSKTAHGEKTGTPARA, from the coding sequence ATGGCTTCGGTGCCTCCGGCGCGTCACCTGCTACGGGCAAAGGATCTGGTCGATGCCCGCTACGCGGAGCCGCTGACGGTGGATCAGATGGCCGCGGCGGCGGGACTGTCGCGGGCGCACTTCTCGCGGATGTTCACCCGCACGTTCGGCGAGTCGCCACGGGCGTACCTGCAGACCCGGCGGCTGGAGCGGGCGGCGGCGCTGCTGCGCTACACGGACCGCTCGGTGGCCGACATCTGCGTGATGGTCGGCCTGCAGAGTGTCGGCTCGTTCACGACGAGCTTCGCCCGGGTGTACGGCATGCCCCCGGCGGCGTACCGCGCCAGCATGCCGCCGGCGGCGATGACGGCACCGGTGCCGAGCTGCATCCTCAAGCGCGACACCCGCCCACGGCCCGACAGCCGGGTCAGCAAGACAGCACACGGGGAGAAGACGGGCACACCGGCGCGGGCCTAG
- a CDS encoding VOC family protein: MIKIASAHLWVHDQEVALKFWTEKVGMEVRQDVSLPDVDGMFRWLTVGPPGQDDVSLVLMAVPGQPVMDESTREQVLDLVAKGFAGTVFLSTDDCRKSYEEMRARGVEFTEEPHEMPYGIDAGFRDPSGNSVRLTQLADLSALMG, translated from the coding sequence ATGATCAAGATCGCAAGCGCCCATCTGTGGGTTCACGACCAGGAAGTCGCTCTGAAGTTCTGGACCGAGAAGGTCGGCATGGAGGTGCGTCAGGACGTCTCGCTGCCCGACGTCGACGGCATGTTCCGCTGGCTGACCGTCGGCCCACCCGGACAGGACGACGTGTCGCTGGTGCTGATGGCGGTGCCCGGCCAACCGGTGATGGACGAGTCCACCCGCGAGCAGGTGCTGGATCTGGTCGCCAAGGGTTTCGCCGGCACGGTGTTCCTGAGCACCGACGACTGCCGCAAGTCCTACGAGGAGATGCGGGCCCGCGGCGTGGAGTTCACCGAGGAGCCGCACGAGATGCCCTACGGCATCGACGCCGGGTTCCGCGACCCGTCCGGCAACAGCGTCCGGCTGACCCAGTTGGCGGACCTGTCGGCGCTCATGGGGTGA
- a CDS encoding HNH endonuclease signature motif containing protein: MFAELVAAAEAGRGAGAVAALARLENAAYAHRLAACYRLLLTYTAGMDSAQRDDWVADNWSAVCAEIAAAQFISLGMASAQLATAKTLHEWFPRIAEVAGQGWISRRMVEVLVNRTRLMMSAQGRAKVDAEIAARIRGWSDWSLQRLQTEIDYWVDRYEPFALRRTQSKSRGRHVEVTIAPDGSGVAYIEAQVLATDGDALDQRLDALAATVCEHDPRTLDQRRADAVGVIAAGGDRLGCLCDREDCDAAHRSASAVIVHVIAREEALSDDTSVQLDGATRQPEASDSPDSPAMTDPGLLLGHGILPASVVAAKIAPTARLRYIRHPGESPPESRYRPSEALAWFVRARDLTCRFPGCGVPAHACDLDHAVPWPLGPTQASNLRCLCRHHHLVKTFWGWRDRQHPDGRIEWLSPTGQHYTTDAGAALLFPQLCRPTAPVDPQILRRAETLSPEQKARGLAMPRRKLTRQAARHKDIDTERRANAAVNAARIAKRNQPPPF; encoded by the coding sequence GTGTTCGCAGAGTTGGTGGCAGCGGCCGAGGCCGGTCGGGGTGCTGGTGCGGTGGCGGCGTTGGCGCGGTTGGAGAACGCCGCGTACGCGCATCGGTTGGCGGCCTGCTATCGGTTGTTGCTGACCTACACCGCGGGTATGGATTCGGCGCAGCGCGACGACTGGGTTGCCGATAACTGGTCGGCGGTGTGCGCGGAAATCGCCGCCGCCCAATTCATCTCACTGGGGATGGCGTCAGCGCAGTTGGCCACTGCCAAGACTTTGCATGAGTGGTTCCCGAGGATCGCCGAGGTGGCCGGGCAGGGCTGGATCTCGCGGCGGATGGTTGAGGTGTTGGTCAACCGCACCCGGTTGATGATGAGCGCGCAGGGCCGGGCCAAGGTCGACGCCGAGATCGCCGCGCGCATCCGGGGCTGGAGCGACTGGTCGCTGCAGCGGTTGCAGACCGAGATCGACTACTGGGTCGACCGCTACGAACCGTTCGCACTGCGCCGTACCCAGTCCAAGTCCCGGGGTCGCCATGTCGAGGTCACCATCGCCCCCGACGGCTCGGGGGTGGCCTATATCGAAGCCCAGGTCTTGGCCACCGACGGCGATGCCCTCGACCAACGGCTCGACGCGCTCGCCGCCACGGTGTGTGAGCATGATCCGCGCACACTTGATCAGCGCCGCGCCGACGCGGTCGGGGTGATCGCCGCCGGCGGCGACCGCCTGGGGTGTCTGTGCGATCGCGAGGACTGCGACGCCGCCCACCGCAGCGCGTCGGCGGTCATCGTCCACGTCATCGCCAGGGAAGAAGCGCTTTCTGATGACACCTCCGTGCAGCTCGACGGCGCCACCCGGCAGCCCGAGGCTTCCGACTCGCCCGATTCGCCGGCGATGACTGATCCGGGTTTGCTGCTCGGGCACGGGATCCTGCCCGCGTCGGTGGTGGCGGCCAAGATCGCCCCGACCGCCCGGTTGCGGTATATCCGCCATCCGGGGGAGTCGCCGCCGGAGTCGCGGTATCGGCCGTCGGAGGCGTTGGCGTGGTTTGTGCGGGCGCGGGATCTGACGTGCCGGTTTCCGGGTTGTGGGGTGCCTGCCCACGCCTGCGATCTCGATCATGCGGTCCCGTGGCCACTGGGGCCGACGCAGGCGTCGAACCTGCGGTGTCTGTGCCGCCACCACCATCTGGTGAAGACGTTCTGGGGGTGGCGGGACCGCCAGCATCCCGACGGGCGCATCGAGTGGCTCTCACCGACCGGGCAGCACTACACCACCGATGCGGGTGCGGCCCTGCTGTTCCCGCAGTTGTGCCGACCCACCGCCCCGGTCGACCCGCAGATCCTCCGCCGGGCCGAGACCCTGTCGCCTGAGCAGAAGGCGCGGGGGCTGGCGATGCCGAGGCGCAAACTCACCCGCCAGGCGGCGCGCCACAAAGACATCGACACCGAACGCCGAGCCAATGCGGCCGTCAACGCCGCCCGCATCGCCAAACGCAACCAACCCCCACCCTTCTAG
- a CDS encoding class I SAM-dependent methyltransferase: MSAEAKQHWEERYSTRVWSGRPNARLVEVVSELTPGDALDLGSGEGGDAIWLASRGWRVLAVDLSETAVRRAAEDARARGAGERIEFRQFDLTAGFPEGEFDLVNAQFLHSTFPLDRTPIFRAAAGAVRPGGMLLIVDHAGPPPWHSELEGHAHTFVAPEEVVAALELPAAQWEPAEIRSAPREVTTPDGDTATWFDNVMVLRRRAYTSGV; the protein is encoded by the coding sequence ATGAGCGCTGAGGCGAAACAACATTGGGAAGAGCGGTACAGCACTCGGGTGTGGAGCGGGCGGCCTAACGCCCGACTGGTGGAGGTGGTGTCGGAGCTGACGCCGGGTGACGCGCTGGATCTGGGCAGCGGCGAGGGTGGCGACGCGATCTGGTTGGCCTCGCGGGGCTGGCGGGTGCTGGCCGTCGACCTGTCCGAGACGGCGGTGCGCCGGGCCGCGGAGGATGCGCGTGCCCGCGGGGCGGGTGAGCGGATCGAGTTCCGCCAGTTCGACCTGACGGCCGGGTTCCCGGAGGGCGAATTCGATTTGGTGAACGCCCAATTCCTGCACTCGACGTTCCCGCTGGACCGCACGCCGATCTTCCGGGCGGCGGCGGGCGCGGTCCGCCCGGGCGGGATGCTGCTGATCGTTGACCACGCCGGCCCGCCGCCGTGGCACTCCGAGCTCGAGGGCCACGCCCACACGTTCGTCGCACCCGAGGAGGTCGTCGCTGCGCTGGAACTGCCTGCCGCGCAGTGGGAACCGGCGGAGATCCGGTCGGCGCCGCGGGAGGTGACGACGCCGGACGGCGACACCGCCACCTGGTTCGACAATGTGATGGTGCTGCGGCGGCGCGCGTATACCAGCGGGGTCTGA